One Scomber scombrus chromosome 4, fScoSco1.1, whole genome shotgun sequence genomic region harbors:
- the grsf1 gene encoding G-rich sequence factor 1, whose protein sequence is MSCSSPSVLLFLRRCVSLRQVTSSAGIKTSRSGVLSARCGFIQHRTPTTGPGLRSFCQLQTALKCSQNSLCTKAGAPFEDEYPPLPAYQGDSEPEKKDVYIIQVKGLPWSCTTQDLLNFFSDCRIRSGETGIHFTVDRLGRPSGRAFIEMEHEEDVSKALEKHRQYLGPRYVEVFEVTNADAESLLKKVIHPPADNGVVRIRGLPFTCTEADIVNFFSGLDIVENGITIVLNNKGRRSGEAYVQFSSQEAADQALQKDREVIGNRYIEVFPSNSREVLSSWRRKTTNSASPDMSSESVTRKSFAASMADSRTAPSGSSQRSSVSLHYIHMRGLPFNSSGEDIVKFFSPLAVSRVLIECGPDGRPSGEADVYFSCHQEAVTAMSRDRMHIGERYIELFLNSPPDSDGR, encoded by the exons ATGTCGTGCAGCAGCCCGTCTGTGCTGCTCTTCCTGCGGCGCTGCGTCTCTCTGCGTCAGGTAACGTCGTCTGCAGGTATCAAAACATCAAGAAGCGGTGTGCTGTCAGCCCGGTGTGGGTTCATCCAGCACCGGACACCGACCACCGGTCCTGGTCTGCGGAGCTTCTGTCAGCTGCAGACTGCGTTAAAATGCAGCCAGAACAGCCTCTGTACCAAG GCAGGGGCTCCTTTTGAGGATGAATACCCTCCACTGCCGGCCTATCAAGGTGATTCAGAGCCAGAGAAGAAAGACGTTTACATCATACAGGTCAAAGGTCTCCCGTGGTCGTGCACCACTCAGGATCTCCTGAATTTCTTCTCAG ACTGCAGGATCCGTAGCGGGGAGACGGGGATCCACTTCACAGTAGACAGGCTGGGGAGGCCGTCAGGACGAGCCTTCATCGAAATGGAGCACGAGGAAGACGTCAGCAAAGCTCTGGAGAAGCACAGACAGTACCTCGGTCCTCGCTATGTCGAAG tgtttgaagTGACAAACGCTGATGCTGAATCCCTCCTGAAGAAAGTCATCCATCCTCCAGCTGATAACGGAGTGGTGCGGATCAGAGGTCTCCCCTTCACCTGCACAGAGGCCGACATCGTTAACTTCTTTTCAG GTCTGGATATAGTAGAGAACGGGATCACCATCGTCTTAAACAACAAAGGAAGAAGGTCTGGAGAAGCGTACGTGCAGTTTTCCTCCCAAGAAGCAGCTGATCAAGCTctgcagaaagacagagaggtcATCGGAAACAG ATACATCGAGGTGTTTCCCAGTAATAGCAGAGAAGTCCTTTCATCTTGGAGGAGGAAGACGACGAATTCGGCTTCTCCAGACATGAGCTCAGAGTCAGTGACCAGGAAGTCCTTCGCTGCCTCAATGGCTGACTCCAGAACTG CTCCATCAGGATCCTCTCAGAGATCGTCCGTGTCGCTTCATTACATCCACATGAGAGGTCTTCCTTTCAACTCGTCCGGAGAAGACATCGTGAAG TTCTTCTCTCCTCTAGCTGTGTCGAGGGTCCTGATCGAGTGCGGTCCTGACGGGAGGCCGAGCGGAGAGGCCGACGTTTACTTCAGCTGCCACCAGGAAGCTGTGACCGCCATGTCCAGAGACAGGATGCACATAG GAGAAAGATACATCGAGTTATTCCTGAACTCTCCACCAGACTCTGATGGAag GTGA